A section of the Stenotrophomonas acidaminiphila genome encodes:
- a CDS encoding amidohydrolase produces MNITPRRARALALLTALLLSSGQASVAATSADTALLIRDAMVFDGTGRPAYPGSVLVLDGRIAAVAGAGQALAAPRGARVIDARGQALLPGLFDLHTHWTPNARPAELPQIANLYMAAGVTTVSDFHEPPEAYAPRRAWLADIAAPDVKFAARMSTPLGHGADWGDENTTRWVNSPEAARAGVRAVAAYKPDFIKAFTDGWRYSNAADNSSMDEETLAALVDEAHRHGLKVFSHTVMVKRGKVAARAGVDVIAHSVQDMPVDAELVRLMREHGTAYAPSLAVYLPARVDGSGAAGTRPEVLRQRERNFADALRNVKALHDAGIPVVVGTDAGMTGTPHGASTLRELELLVDAGLTPAEALVAGTANSARALGVDDRGTVEVGKRADLLLVKGRPWERIADIRNTQRVYVAGRQVHGPGTVLPAGNRALALPAQAVAPLVDDFERADGRTALDTLRIDEADGGNDRTLQVSETVARESGGHALSVQARLSTKPNAYAAAILPLSRGSVAPVDLRGYRGIRFDVRGGTPALRLEVRALGDRRFIAPVQAAPQWRSVEIPFSALQGQPPYRGKGPVAAWQGDDVQQLVFSAGGEAGGKVWFEIDNVGFY; encoded by the coding sequence ATGAACATCACTCCCCGCCGCGCCCGCGCGCTCGCCCTGCTCACCGCGTTGCTGCTGTCCTCCGGGCAGGCCAGCGTGGCCGCCACGTCCGCCGATACGGCGCTGCTGATCCGCGATGCCATGGTGTTCGATGGCACCGGGCGCCCCGCGTATCCGGGCAGCGTGCTGGTGCTGGACGGCCGCATCGCGGCGGTCGCCGGTGCCGGCCAGGCCCTGGCCGCGCCCCGCGGTGCGCGGGTGATCGACGCCCGTGGCCAGGCGCTGCTGCCGGGGCTGTTCGACCTGCACACCCACTGGACGCCCAATGCGCGCCCGGCCGAGCTGCCGCAGATCGCCAACCTGTACATGGCCGCCGGCGTGACCACCGTCAGCGATTTCCACGAGCCGCCCGAGGCCTATGCGCCGCGCCGCGCCTGGCTGGCCGACATCGCCGCGCCTGACGTGAAATTCGCCGCGCGCATGAGCACGCCGCTCGGCCACGGTGCCGACTGGGGTGACGAGAACACCACCCGCTGGGTGAATTCGCCGGAGGCCGCGCGCGCCGGCGTGCGTGCGGTGGCGGCCTACAAGCCGGACTTCATTAAGGCCTTCACCGACGGTTGGCGCTATTCCAACGCTGCCGACAACAGCAGCATGGACGAGGAGACCCTGGCCGCGCTGGTGGACGAGGCGCACCGGCACGGGCTGAAGGTGTTCTCGCACACGGTGATGGTCAAGCGCGGCAAGGTCGCCGCGCGCGCCGGCGTGGACGTGATCGCGCACAGCGTGCAGGACATGCCCGTGGACGCCGAACTGGTGCGGCTGATGCGTGAGCATGGCACCGCCTACGCGCCGTCGCTGGCGGTGTACCTGCCCGCGCGCGTGGATGGCAGCGGTGCCGCCGGTACCCGCCCGGAGGTGCTGCGGCAGCGCGAGCGCAATTTCGCCGATGCCCTGCGCAACGTGAAGGCGCTGCACGATGCCGGCATCCCGGTGGTGGTCGGCACCGACGCCGGCATGACCGGCACGCCGCACGGGGCCTCGACCCTGCGTGAACTGGAGCTGCTGGTCGACGCCGGGCTGACCCCGGCCGAGGCGCTGGTCGCCGGCACCGCCAACAGCGCCCGCGCGCTGGGCGTGGACGACCGCGGCACCGTCGAGGTCGGCAAGCGTGCCGACCTGCTGCTGGTGAAGGGGCGGCCCTGGGAGCGCATCGCCGATATCCGCAACACCCAGCGGGTCTACGTCGCCGGCCGCCAGGTGCACGGGCCGGGCACGGTGTTGCCGGCCGGCAACCGCGCGCTGGCGCTGCCGGCGCAGGCGGTGGCGCCGCTGGTCGACGACTTCGAGCGCGCCGACGGGCGCACCGCGCTGGATACGCTGCGCATCGACGAGGCCGATGGTGGCAACGACCGCACGCTGCAGGTCAGCGAGACCGTCGCCCGCGAGAGCGGCGGCCACGCGCTGTCGGTGCAGGCGCGGCTGTCCACCAAGCCCAACGCCTATGCCGCGGCGATCCTGCCGCTGAGCCGCGGTTCGGTCGCGCCGGTGGACCTGCGCGGCTACCGCGGCATCCGCTTCGACGTACGCGGCGGCACGCCGGCGCTGCGGCTGGAGGTGCGGGCACTGGGCGACCGCCGTTTCATCGCTCCGGTCCAGGCCGCGCCGCAGTGGCGCAGCGTGGAGATCCCGTTCTCCGCGCTGCAGGGACAGCCGCCCTACCGCGGCAAGGGCCCGGTGGCCGCATGGCAGGGCGACGACGTCCAGCAGCTGGTGTTCTCCGCCGGCGGCGAGGCCGGCGGCAAGGTGTGGTTCGAGATCGACAACGTGGGCTTCTACTGA
- a CDS encoding amidohydrolase, with product MGMRRARFGIRLGAGLVACAAGVAWAAEPGVLAALDAYAPRQAQVAQALWRQPELGYLEERSSRLLQQELRQAGFRIEAGVAGMPTAFVASYGTRGSGPVIALLAEMDALPGMAQAAGPVRMPIDGQDAGQACGHNLFGAASVGAARAIAQWLQASGTPGEVRLYGTPAEEGGSGKVYMTRAGLFDDVDVVLHWHPAAENSAAQGTSLANISGKFRFHGVAAHAAIAPDRGRSALDAVEAFNHMANLMREHVPDGTRIHYVISNGGSAPNVVPDFAEAYYYVRHVDPAVVREVFARLRRAADGAAMGTGTTVEFEQTGGVFSLLPNDTLGQVMQAALEQVGGVRYDAAEQAFAEALQQSLERRPPLAVAMQLQPYRADLAGSASTDVGDVSWNVPTAGLGTATWVPGTPAHSWQAVAASGAPLGAKGALNAAKALALAAVRLFQSPDIVGRAREEFGRRRGADFRYVPLLQRDAPPLDYRRGPGAP from the coding sequence ATGGGCATGCGGCGGGCGCGGTTCGGGATCCGGCTGGGCGCCGGGCTGGTGGCCTGCGCGGCCGGCGTGGCCTGGGCGGCCGAGCCCGGGGTACTGGCGGCGTTGGACGCCTATGCACCACGCCAGGCGCAGGTCGCCCAGGCGCTGTGGCGGCAGCCCGAGCTGGGCTACCTGGAAGAGCGCTCCTCGCGCCTGTTGCAGCAGGAACTGCGCCAGGCCGGCTTCCGCATCGAAGCCGGCGTGGCCGGCATGCCGACCGCGTTCGTCGCCTCGTACGGCACGCGCGGCAGCGGACCGGTGATCGCGCTGCTGGCCGAGATGGACGCGCTGCCGGGCATGGCGCAGGCGGCCGGGCCGGTGCGCATGCCGATCGACGGCCAGGACGCGGGCCAGGCCTGTGGCCACAACCTGTTCGGCGCGGCGTCGGTGGGCGCCGCGCGCGCCATCGCGCAATGGCTGCAGGCCAGCGGCACGCCGGGCGAAGTACGCCTGTACGGCACGCCGGCCGAAGAGGGCGGCTCCGGCAAGGTCTACATGACCCGCGCCGGGCTGTTCGACGATGTGGACGTGGTGCTGCACTGGCATCCGGCGGCCGAGAACTCGGCCGCGCAGGGCACCAGCCTGGCCAACATCAGCGGCAAGTTCCGCTTCCACGGCGTCGCCGCGCACGCGGCCATCGCGCCGGACCGCGGCCGCTCCGCGCTCGACGCGGTCGAGGCGTTCAACCACATGGCCAACCTGATGCGCGAACACGTGCCCGACGGCACCCGCATCCACTATGTGATCAGCAACGGCGGCAGCGCGCCGAACGTGGTGCCGGATTTCGCCGAGGCCTACTACTACGTGCGCCATGTCGATCCGGCAGTGGTGCGCGAGGTGTTCGCGCGCCTGCGCAGGGCCGCCGACGGCGCGGCCATGGGCACCGGTACCACGGTCGAGTTCGAGCAGACCGGCGGGGTGTTCTCGCTGCTGCCCAACGACACCCTGGGCCAGGTGATGCAGGCGGCGCTGGAGCAGGTCGGCGGCGTGCGCTACGACGCCGCCGAGCAGGCCTTCGCCGAAGCGCTGCAACAGAGCCTGGAGCGGCGGCCGCCGCTGGCGGTGGCGATGCAGCTGCAGCCCTACCGCGCGGACCTGGCCGGCAGCGCATCGACCGATGTCGGCGACGTCAGCTGGAACGTCCCGACCGCCGGCCTGGGCACCGCCACCTGGGTGCCGGGCACGCCGGCGCACAGCTGGCAGGCGGTGGCCGCGTCGGGTGCCCCGCTGGGCGCCAAGGGCGCGCTCAATGCAGCCAAGGCGCTGGCGCTGGCGGCGGTGCGGCTGTTCCAGTCGCCGGACATCGTCGGCAGGGCCAGGGAGGAATTCGGCCGGCGCCGCGGCGCGGACTTCCGCTACGTGCCGCTGCTGCAGCGCGACGCGCCGCCGCTGGATTACCGGCGCGGGCCCGGCGCGCCATGA
- a CDS encoding diguanylate cyclase, with product MDRASRRGRATTAMDLRKLILALALLGAFLPFAKTLHASYQVQRQQLIDSTLESNLAYATKLAKSTDDFVQSAQLQLDYTAQLLAGQMDDADRLDKEAARLRLMSKSFNSIVIFDDAGKVLATSPETLQLQGKTLASAAVRESIRSRQPLISKPYLSAAGNFIVLMVSPIRDPRGGFLGAIGGAIHLQKENILDRLLGRHFYRDGSYLYVVDGERRIIYHPDPGRVGKVVNGNAAVDEVTRGGSGTATLVNSKGTTMLAGYAPVAATGWGVIAQRPRDVTLAPLTSLMRTVFVKTLPLAVATVLLLWWCARIIAHPLRMLADGARHMDQPGTPQRIRSVRSWYFESRELKKAMLLGIGLFQKSISKLREDVNTDPLTGLGNRRHLQARVQELQERGTPFAVVSLDIDHFKRVNDTWGHDVGDLVLKQLSMHMQDISRVDDTPCRVGGEEFVLLLPGASVASAAQVAERLRLQIERANMAPVDRVTVSLGVAAWPESSADVGTVFKNADDMLYAAKRGGRNRVEVYVPGN from the coding sequence GTGGATCGGGCATCCCGGCGCGGGAGGGCAACGACGGCGATGGACCTGCGCAAGCTGATACTGGCCCTGGCCCTGCTGGGTGCTTTCCTGCCGTTCGCCAAGACGCTGCATGCCAGCTACCAGGTGCAGCGGCAGCAGCTGATCGACAGCACCCTTGAAAGCAACCTGGCGTACGCGACCAAGCTCGCCAAGAGCACCGACGACTTCGTCCAGTCCGCGCAGCTGCAGCTGGACTACACCGCCCAGTTGCTGGCCGGGCAGATGGACGATGCCGACCGGCTCGACAAGGAAGCCGCCCGCCTGCGGCTGATGAGCAAGAGCTTCAATTCCATCGTCATCTTCGACGATGCCGGCAAGGTGCTGGCGACCTCGCCGGAAACGCTGCAGCTGCAGGGCAAGACCCTCGCCAGCGCCGCGGTCCGTGAATCGATCCGGTCGCGTCAGCCGCTGATCAGCAAGCCGTATCTGTCGGCAGCCGGCAATTTCATCGTGCTCATGGTCAGCCCGATCCGCGACCCGCGCGGCGGCTTCCTCGGCGCGATCGGTGGCGCCATCCACCTGCAGAAGGAGAACATCCTGGACCGGCTGCTGGGCCGGCACTTCTACCGCGATGGTTCCTACCTGTACGTGGTCGATGGCGAGCGGCGGATCATCTACCACCCCGACCCGGGCCGGGTCGGCAAGGTGGTGAACGGCAACGCCGCGGTCGACGAGGTGACCCGTGGCGGCAGCGGCACGGCCACCCTCGTCAACAGCAAGGGCACGACCATGCTGGCCGGCTACGCGCCGGTCGCGGCGACCGGCTGGGGCGTGATCGCACAGCGCCCGCGCGACGTCACCCTGGCGCCGCTGACCTCGCTGATGCGCACGGTGTTCGTCAAGACACTGCCGCTGGCCGTGGCCACCGTGCTGCTGCTGTGGTGGTGCGCGCGCATCATCGCCCACCCGCTGCGTATGCTGGCCGACGGCGCGCGCCACATGGACCAGCCCGGCACCCCGCAGCGCATCCGTTCGGTGCGCTCCTGGTATTTCGAATCGCGCGAGCTGAAAAAGGCCATGCTGCTGGGCATCGGCCTGTTTCAGAAGAGCATCAGCAAGCTGCGCGAGGACGTGAACACCGACCCGTTGACCGGGTTGGGCAACCGCCGCCATCTGCAGGCGCGGGTGCAGGAGCTGCAGGAGCGCGGCACGCCGTTCGCGGTGGTGTCGCTGGACATCGACCACTTCAAGCGGGTCAACGACACCTGGGGCCACGACGTCGGCGACCTGGTGCTGAAACAGCTGTCCATGCACATGCAGGACATCTCGCGGGTGGACGACACGCCCTGCCGCGTGGGCGGCGAGGAGTTCGTGCTGCTGCTGCCGGGCGCCTCGGTGGCCAGTGCCGCGCAGGTCGCCGAGCGGCTCCGGCTGCAGATCGAGCGGGCCAACATGGCGCCGGTCGACCGGGTCACGGTCTCGCTGGGCGTGGCCGCCTGGCCGGAGAGCAGCGCCGACGTCGGCACCGTGTTCAAGAACGCCGATGACATGCTCTACGCAGCCAAGCGCGGCGGCCGCAACCGGGTGGAGGTGTACGTGCCGGGGAACTGA
- a CDS encoding RNA polymerase subunit sigma-24, whose product MSAALGAARALWLAEHVLPCEPALRDWLQRRLPVRQDVDDVIQETYAILAALADVSHVRQPRAYVYSVAQSVVLQQLRRAQVVSIEAVAEIERVAIGGEEACPERTASSRQELARIGALIDSLPDKCRQAFVLRRIEGYSQREIAQRMQISENTVEKHICKGIRVLMDSMKRDGKDADEGRERPAAGGTRHARTR is encoded by the coding sequence ATGAGCGCGGCACTGGGCGCGGCGCGTGCGTTGTGGCTCGCCGAGCACGTGCTGCCGTGCGAGCCGGCGCTGCGCGACTGGCTGCAGCGCCGGCTGCCGGTGCGCCAGGACGTGGATGACGTGATCCAGGAAACCTACGCCATCCTGGCGGCGCTGGCGGACGTGTCCCACGTGCGCCAGCCGCGCGCCTACGTGTACTCGGTGGCGCAGTCGGTGGTGCTGCAGCAGCTGCGGCGTGCGCAGGTGGTGTCGATCGAGGCCGTGGCCGAGATCGAGCGGGTGGCCATCGGCGGCGAGGAGGCGTGCCCGGAGCGGACCGCGTCCTCGCGGCAGGAACTGGCGCGGATCGGCGCGTTGATCGACAGCCTGCCGGACAAGTGCCGGCAGGCCTTCGTCCTGCGCCGGATCGAGGGGTACTCGCAGCGCGAGATCGCCCAGCGGATGCAGATCAGCGAGAACACCGTGGAGAAACACATCTGCAAGGGAATCCGGGTATTGATGGATTCGATGAAGCGTGACGGGAAAGACGCGGACGAGGGCAGGGAACGGCCTGCGGCAGGAGGAACACGCCATGCGCGCACGCGATGA